The genomic region ATCATATAAACGTTTGTGATGCTGTGATTACTAGTCGTTCTTCGACTTCTACCACGTCCGACAGATTCCATTCAAGTAGGGGTCTGTCGGTTGAGCGCTCCTGCGTTGGCCGTTTACTCCGGCCGTTCAGGCTGCCGCCCGGCCGTCACTGGGCCGCTCAAAACGAACTTGTAGCGCTATACGGTCCGACCGTCGTTGTCGACGACGCTCGCGAACGCGACGTTTTCCTGTACGGTCTCGATCTCGACGGTCGGTGAGTCGCCCGGTTCGCCGTCGGGGACGATGACGACGTACCCGCGTTCGACTTTTGCGATACCGTCGCCCTGGTCGCCGAGCGATTCGATGGTAACGTTTCTGATTTCGCCCTCGTCGACTGGCGGTTGGGGGACGTCAGTGTCAACTCGGCCCGGGTCGGTCTCCTGTTTGGGCGTCTGTGTCGGTGGTGTCGCCGACGAGCCGGCGTCGACCTGCGAAAGCAGGCCGACACGGTAGGTCTCGCCCGGCGAAACTGCGCCGTGGGATACTTCACTTTTCGGAATTTCGACAATATATCGGTCTCCATCAGTCTCTATCTGGGCACTGAACAATGTACTGAGCGCATCTGGAACTTCGACCATAGCCTATTCTACGGCTCATGATAGATAATGGTCCTGCCCGGATGTGGTGAAAATTGCCGGCAGTTGCCGATTAGTCGTCGCCTTCGACGCGATTGGTCTCCGTACTGACCCCAGCCTCATCGAGCAGTTCCGTTCTGTGCTCGTCTAGCAGTGGTGCGCGACCACCGGGCGAGGGCATC from Haloarcula rubripromontorii harbors:
- a CDS encoding TRAM domain-containing protein, which codes for MVEVPDALSTLFSAQIETDGDRYIVEIPKSEVSHGAVSPGETYRVGLLSQVDAGSSATPPTQTPKQETDPGRVDTDVPQPPVDEGEIRNVTIESLGDQGDGIAKVERGYVVIVPDGEPGDSPTVEIETVQENVAFASVVDNDGRTV